A genomic region of Alligator mississippiensis isolate rAllMis1 chromosome 4, rAllMis1, whole genome shotgun sequence contains the following coding sequences:
- the LOC132249948 gene encoding uncharacterized protein LOC132249948 isoform X1 produces the protein MGRDSSVVASVVNQLVAHLQSEGWTINEEKSSLHPVDDITFLGTRYTGSIRHGVSREGPSIDPLKTFHPVTKRHFQQLLGHLNWYRHYVEPSDLALLTKLQRQIRDKSRKSTPWTEKDQQNLLHLLTTVKGTQLHAIDMGESLTVTLGFTTNHVWAVVHNPHDELVYTAHKTLQAAQHRYGAIGKILLAKQLVELLARGHGTLRTPGATLLPLLDAGRIDPHFQGESKTWNTLVLTHHYNWHCWKLEDTVPDPSPEDEGKVPTLYATSAPAWMASDGTSRHEGGYGYYCKACHDKEIFQADPDDNSSQKCELLGFLKVLEHCVMYHNDTLPVPIIAIDSQYIYKILTGIAFPTENLDDWRDIWRTLTRFVRLPLIRHTKSHRPDTDPVHEVIDKLLEDPLRTDIALPVTSTTDSEANPFLAWLHENWGHPGPRTCHQGWCRTITDPASYGARQDWEKVAQACETCAKEKRHKTKHQIGAFDSSQFQAGKVWQVDLLGPLPGSKPPNKGLVVVDLGTR, from the coding sequence atgggtcgcgatagctctgtagttgccagcgtagtaaaccaactagttgctcaccttcaaagtgagggatggacaatcaatgaggaaaagtcaagcctacatcctgtagacgacattacgttccttggcactcgatacaccggttccatccgccacggagtctCGCGTGAGGGTCCTAGCATtgatccgctaaaaacattccaccctgtcactaagaggcattttcaacagcttttgggtcatttaaattggtatcgacattatgttgaacccagcgatttggcactcctcactaaattacagcgacagattcgtgacaagtcccgaaagtccacaccttggacggaaaaggatcagcagaatctgcttcacctgctaaccacggttaaaggtacacaactccatgccatcgatatgggtgagtcactaaccgtaacccttggattcaccaccaaccacgtgtgggctgtcgtgcacaacccccacgatgagctagtatacacggcccataagacgcttcaagcggcgcaacatcgatatggagctataggaaagattctcctagccaaACAACTGGTGGAGctgttagcaagggggcatgggacgttacgcactcctggtgccacattgttacccttgctggacgcgggaagaatcgacccacattttcaaggggagtctaagacctggaatacgctagtacttacccaccattataattggcattgttggaagttggaagacacggtacctgatccaagcccagaagatgagggaaaggttcctacactgtatgcaacttcagccccagcgtggatggcctcagatggaacctcccggcatgaaggaggctatggatactactgtaaagcttgtcacgataaggaaatattccaagccgacccagatgataattcgtcccaaaaatgtgaattattaggattcctgaaggtactggaacattgtgtgatgtatcataacgatacactcccagttccgatcatagcgattgattcgcagtatatctataaaattcttacgggcataGCTTTTCCCACCGAGAACTTAgatgattggcgagacatctggaggacgttaactagatttgtacgccttccgttgattaggcacactaagtcccatcgtccagatactgatccagtgcatgaggtaattgataagctcttggaggatccactccggaccgacatagctttgcctgtcacatctaccactgattctgaagcaaatccatttctcgcgtggcttcacgaaaattggggtcacccaggaccacggacTTGTCATCAaggttggtgccgaaccattacagatCCAGCCTCATATGGAGCACGGcaggattgggaaaaggtagctcaggcctgtgagactTGTGCTAAAGAAAAgcgtcataaaaccaagcatcagatcggagctttcgattcttcacagtttcaggcaggaaaagtttggcaggtagatttactgggacccctcccagggtctaaaccgccaaataaaggattagttgtggttgatttggggaccaggtAG
- the LOC132249948 gene encoding uncharacterized protein LOC132249948 isoform X2 has protein sequence MINVLFRAVTVLLREYANLEAQMHTAGKESLERTAKGSGAAFLNSAGRMMLLAENGAERSSSYPGNPERRGGVLEDPAGIPLVTPPPEVTSFPATTPLYHGEGAMGGGIYPTLPDTEFNPLYAAAYLVAVTKHVEDEEGTTRTTISRTRTRPELQELCKDSKIRPEETLAIWLGRLIVEFGSDTLDKEEASALTQQAAWSGGRATDLNVVTDSAHWPIPLPALVVGQVTHKFHTWHEGCPKKATAEQLLLAIVGVSYLSWSPRTNPMGLTAVQRKERWAHRHLSDPRAIPTPLEAIDACVEVYGGANAVTLRLFFNPIAGQPVGNLLGHLPRLQALLKQGEEASNDTRDRPSAYLAATLRPRRQGYTSWREPWGSPPRTPKERTSKERSLKERTMFGFLLAHSGLTKAQLRLLGDKAQASMAEALGFIFEDSSKNE, from the coding sequence atgataaatgtgctgttccgtgcagtaacggtCCTACTGAGGGAATACGCaaatctggaggctcagatgcatactgcgggtaaggagtcgctggagcggacagcaaagggctccggagcagcgtttcTTAACAGTGCCGGCcgcatgatgctgctagcagaaaatggcgccgaaagaagctcgagctacccggggaacccggaaaggaggggcggagttttggaagacccggcggggatccccctggtgactccacctcctgaggtgacgtcattccctgcaaccacgcctctttaccacggggagggggcaatgggaggagggatatacccaacgctcccagatacaGAGTTTAACCCTCTCTATGCCGCAGCTTACCTGGTagctgtgacaaagcatgttgaggatgaagaaggtaccacgcgtaccaccatctctcgtacacgcaccagaccagagttacaagagctttgcaaagactctaaaatcaggccggaagaaaccttggccatatggttaggaagactgatagtggaatttggatcggacactctggataaagaagaagcgagtgccctgacacaacaagcggcgtggagcggagggcgcgctactgatttgaatgtggtcacggacagtgcccactggcccatcccgctcccggcgcttgtggtaggacaggtaacccacaaatttcacacctggcacgagggttgcccgaagaaggctactgcagaacaacttctcctggctatagttggagtgtcgtatctctcatggagcccaagaacaaatccaatgggactaacagcagtccagcgtaaagagagatgggctcatcgtcacctatcggaccccagggcaattccaacgcccttggaagctatagatgcctgcgtggaggtatacggaggagcgaatgctgttacactccgactcttcttcaACCCGATAGCAggacaaccagtgggaaatcttttaggccatctcccacgattgcaggcacttctgaagcaaggtgaggaagcttctaatgacacaagggatcgaccttcagcgtacctggctgcaacattgaggcctaggcgtcaaggTTATACCTCTtggcgagagccatgggggtcacctccaaggaccccaaaagaaagaacctcaaaggaaagatctctgaaggaaagaactatgttcggatttcttctcgctcactccggactaacaaaggctcaattgagacttttgggagacaaggcccaggccagtatggctgaagcattgggatttatTTTTGAGGATtcgtcaaaaaacgagtaa